GGTGTTCACGATCCCCTTCGAGCTGGTCTTGCAGGAAGACGGCCAGCTCAGGGTGGGCGGAACCCAGGAGGTGACGTTCGCCGACGGCGTCTCGACGCCGTACGACATCGGGTTCGAGAACCAGCCGTCCAGGACGGCGTTGACCGGGACCTACTCGATCTCTGCGAACGGGACGCTCCCGGGCAGCATCGGGGACCAACCCGAAACCTACGCGACCGTGGTCAGCCCCGCCGTCGAAATCTACTATCAGCGACGGGACGTCACCTACAACCGAACGGTCGTCCTGAACGAGACGGGGGCGCGGTAACCATGGGGCTCCGAGACGACACTCGTGGGGCGTCGGTCGCGCTCACACATTCGCTGACGCTCGGCATCACGGCGCTGCTCATCGCGAGCCTGTTGATCGGGGCAGGCGGGTTGCTCGAACGACAACAGGAGCGAGTCGCGACACAGGGCCTTCAGAACGTGGCCGAGAGCACCGCCAACGATCTGAAAAGCGTCGACCGGCTTGCCAACCGGAGCCGCGGCGGCGAGGTGGCCTCGGTGGCATCGATGCCCACCCACATCGCCGGCGAGAACTACGACATCGCACTCGTCAACCGTGCCGGCAACCGGTCCGCACTGTACGCGAACATGACGACGCCCGACGTGGTCACACTCGTCGAGTTCAGAAACGACACCCGAATCTGTGAGCGAACTATCACCAGTGGGCCGCTTCGCGTCGTGTACGATCCCGACGCGGACTGCCTCACCATCGAATCTTCCGACAGATAAACCATGATCGACAGACTCACTGATCGAGACCGTGCCGTCTCCGACCTCGTCGCGTTTACACTGACGTTCGCTATCATTATCGGTGGGACAACGATCGTCTACATCGGCGGCGTGGGCGCCCTCGAGGACCTCCGAGAGAACGAGCGGGTCAACAGCGGCGAGCGTTCGATGCAGGGCGTCGCAGAGACACTGGAAGACATCCATCGGAAGACCGTCCCCGGTCGGTCCGTCGAACTCGGCGTGGACGGTGGCCAGGTCAACCTGGTCGACTCGTCGATGACGTTCACGTTCGAGATGGACGGTGGTGGAACGACGACTGACACGATTCAGATGAACGCCCTCGTCTACCGACCCTCCAGCGAGGAGACGCAGTTGGTGTACGAGGGCGGGGCCGTGTTCCGGGATCAAAGACAGAGTTCACTAATGAATTACCCGCCCGTGTTCGACTGTTCGGACGACGCCGCGTTGCTTTCGGTTCCGCGGCTCGTCGGAGACATCAGCGTCTCCTCCGGTGGGAACCTCGAACTGTACGGTGAACGTGACGACTCCAACACCGGTCTGTATCTCCCGGAGGGGAATCCGGCGGACGCCGAACGCGTGACAGTCGATATCTCCGGAACGGAGGTCACCGAATCGTGGGCACGGTATTTCGAGCGCTCGGGATGGAACGACGAAGGTAACGGCAAATATACCTGTGAGGGCGAGGGCGGCGGCGACCTCGAAAGCGCGTACCTCCGACGGACGACGATCGAACTGCGAACGGTCCTCTAGAAGGGGGATCGGGTTTCGTGCCGGGTCGACCCGGCAGTGACAGTGCGACAGCGGACGGTGAACGCCTACCGCGTCTGGGGCCGTGCCGTCAGCCCAGTTCGATCTGGTTCATGTCGACCGAGATGTAGTCGGCGTCGGCCGTCGTATTCGTTTCGTCGGCGGCGACGATCTGGATCTCACCGCGTTGCACGTCGTCGTTCCCCGGTTCGCCATCGGCCTTGCTCCGGAGTTCGTACTCGTAGACGCCCGTCTTGTTGTTCAGATCCGGCCCGAGCGGGTTCGATCCAGTGAGATCGAGGTCCACGAGCGTGCGGTTACCGTTGAGCGTGATGGAGTCCGAGGTGTCGATGTGTTCGAAACTCCCGGCCCCGTCCTCCCGCATGTGGAGTTCCACGTCACCGGAGCGGGGGATCTCCGCGGGATTGCCCACGTCGACGGTCAGTGACTCAAGGTTCGTGCTGACGATCGCGTCGCCGTCGCGGTAAGTCTGGTCGCCGACGATCGCCCGTTTGACGTCGAGTCGGGGCTCCATGACGGTGACGTTGACCGCCGTCGAGGCGTTCTCGGTGGCGATCCGGACGCGCATGGTCCCCTCGGCGCTCGCCTCGAAGCCGAACAATTTCGAGTCGTCGGCGCCCGCGCCGAGGTGTAGGTCGGACCAGGTCTGACTCGGGTCGGCGACGTCGCTCACGGAGAGCCCGTGGTAGGTCTCGACGACCGTCGCGGTCACGTCCTGCGTGCTCTCGTTGTCGCCGACGTTGGTCACCAGGGCTTCGATCTCGGCCGATTCGCCGGGCGGGACGGTCCCCTCGAAGGACTCGACGTTCGGTAGGAAGTACGGGCCGTCGGCCTCGCCGACGTAGAGGTTCCGGAAGGCGGTCTCGTTGTCGTCGCTCCCGATGCTGAACTCGACCCCGTGGGTCCCGCTTGAGAGCCCGCTCGGGATGTCGATCTCGACCCACTTGCTCTCCCGGCCGGCCAGCGAGAAGTCCGTCGATCCCGCGTTCGAGCCGTCGATCGCCATCTCGACCGAGTCGTCGACCGTGTCACCGCCCCGGTTCCAGACCTTCACCTCGAAGCTCTCGTCGTAGCCCGGGTCGACGGTCGCGGGGCCGCGCGTGTCGTTGATCACGATGTCGGTCCGGCCGGGGACGGTCGCGGTGTGGTTCTCGGCGACGACCTCGAAGAGGACGACGGCGTCGTTGTAGTCCGGGTCCTCGTTCGTGTCCATGGCGTCGTCGGGATCCGCGTTCTCCTCGGAGAGTTCGTAGAACAGCGCCATCTGGTCGTCATCGAGCTGGAGATACCCGTCGTCGGTTATCAGGTCGCCGAGGATCTCGCGCACGTCGCGCTGCTCCGGACCGGCCTGTCCGTACGCGGGCACCCGCTCGCCGTCCTCTCGGATGACGAGATTGGAGGGGTTCTCGTCCTGGTTGATGGCGATACGTGATTCGGGATCGGATTCGTCACAGGCCAGGGCGTCGAGTTCGTATCCGGAAACGTTCCGATCGATCCCCGAGTCCCGCCACGAGCCACACTCGAACGACTCCGCGAAGACGGACACGTTGGTCGTGGATTCCTCGGTCGCCGTGACGGTGATCTCCTTGCTCAGGTAGTCCGCGCCCGAGATCTGGTCCTGTCGAGTATGCGGGGTGTTGAGGTCTTTGTCACCCCAGACCCGATGGTACTCGTCGGGTGCCGTATCGTTGTCCGTGTAGATGGCCATCTCGACCGGCCCACGGATGATTTCGGAGGGGACATCCTCACAGTCATAGTGCCACCCCTCCCAGTAGCTGTAATCCTGTTCACACTGCCGTTCCTCGACGATCCCGCTCAGTTCGGTCCCCAGCACTGTCAGCCGGGCGGTGATGCTCCGGTTGATCTGGATGGTCGAGTCGCCGCTGTCGAAGTCGCCGTCGAACTCCTCGACGACCTGAATCTGGCCGGTCGCCGACGTGTTGTCGGTCTCGACGGTGTACTGGTACTCGCCCGGAGCGATTCCGGAGAGGGACTGTTCGATCGGACCGATATCCGTCCCATTACCGGGGTCGAGAGTCACCGACCGCGACGCGATCTCACTGCCGTCGAAGGAGACGGTAACCTCCTGAGTCCCAGTCTGCCCGCCGGCGTTTCTGATCACACCGGTAATGTTGAAATCACCGTTCTGCTGGACGACGGAGCGATCCGTATCGGTCTGCACCGTCACGAAGAACGGCTCGTCGATCGAGCCGACCCTGAAGGTGCCGGTCTCGCTGTCCGAGTCGGTCTCGACGACGTACTCGTACAGCCCGGGCGTCGCGATCCCGGAGTCGTTACGGAACGTGATCGTATCCGTCTCGTAGCCGTTCAGCGAGAGCGACCGGCGCTCGCTGTAGACGGTGGCGCCTGTCGTGGCGTTTCTGACTTCGATGTCGATCGGGCGCGTCCCGTCGTTCGAGGCGTCGTTTTCGACCGTCGCGTCGATCTCGTAGGGCCTGTTCTGGGTGACCTGAAACGGACTTGACGTGCTGACGAGTTCGAAGTCCGGCAGATCACCGATCTCGATCGTCGTCGAACGGTCCTGATCCGAGTCGGTCTGGTGTTTCAGCGCGACGCGGAGCGGGATTACGCCTTCTCGGGTCGTCGGCACGTCGAACGTCACCCGTTCGTCGTCGCCGTCGTCGACTCGCACCGTCCGTTCGGCCATGTGTTCGCCCGCGTAGAAGAACTGGACCGTCTTACTGGCCGGCATCCCACCGGTGTTCTCGATCACGGCGTCCAGTTCCCTGTCGTCACCGAGTTCGGCGTCCGGCGGTGCCGTCAGCGGTTGGATCGAGAGGTCGGCCGGCGACCCGGTCCCGACGACGAATCGGACCTCCTCCTCGTCGTCCGGAACCTCGATCCGGGCCGTGTAGTCGACCACGGGGTTGCCACCGGTGTTGAGATCGGCCGCGTCGACGGTGAGCGTCACCGTCTCGCTCTCACCCGCCGGGATCGTTTGTTTCGTGCTGTCGAACTCCGCCGGCGGCCCGCCGCCGGTCGTGTTGAGCAGCGTGATCGGCGCCGTCCCGTTGAAGTCACCGACGTTCTCGACCGTCACGTCCATGCTCATGTCGGTCCCGTCGTTCGTAGACGCCGGTGCCGTGACTTCGGTAATCCGGTACTCGGGGTCCTGGCGATCGCCCAGGAGATAGGTGATATTGACGGTGTCACCGGCCCTGACGATGGACTGCTCCTCGACGGAGACGCGCCGGTCGTCGAAGTTGTTCTGCGCGAAGGTGTACCAGGCACGGGCGAACTGGCTCCCCTGGACACTGAGCGTCACGTTCTCGATGCTCCCCGGCTGGCAGGTCTCGGCCACCGGTCCGACACCGTTGCCCAGTTCCCGGGCGGTCCTGTTCACGTACATGGACCGGGAAATGTTCTCGCTCAGCAACCTGGAGCGTTCCTCGTCTACTTTGGCCGTGATTTCCCCGCTACCAGCTGCGAATCCACTCATATCAGAGATCTGGAGTGCCAGTCTTCCGTTCCGATATTCGATGTCCGGCGAAGAGACCATCCACGTACTCTCCCCTTGCTTTCGCCAGACACCGCCAGCCTCGTATCCCACGACACCCTGATTCGAACTCTCGTAGACGACAGTTCCCATCCCCACTGGTCCGGTCGAACAGCTCTGATTCCCGTTGGCTTCGAGTCTGACCGTCGTCGTATTTTGAACCGAAACGTCACCCCCGAGTTCGTCCGGAATCTCGAACGACGCTTTCCCCCCGTTACCGGCGGCTTTGAGTTCCAGGAACTGTGACGAGACTTCTTGCATCGACTGCTCTGCGACTTGCATCTGGCTGTCCTGCTGGGCCTCGTCCAGCGCTGTCGACCCGATGGCGACGACCAGCAATGCCCCCGCGATGGTCATCCCGATCAACAGGACGATACCCACTAGATTCGAAGCTGCCCTGTCATCCCCGAAAATATCAACGCTCCGCACTCTCATAGTACGTACAATCTGGATTTCAAAATCATAAATCTACCGTATGTTTCGGTGAACCGACCGGTCGAGGCGGCGTCAGCCGGTTTCAGTATTGAGAACAGAAGTGCCCAAATAGTCGGGATGGATCGTGAACCGCACCGCTCGGAAACGGTGAGAGACGCAGAAATTATGGACTCGCGGGGGCGTGGTGTCCTGACGGTTCGCCGTAATGGTGGGTTCGTGTCGAGTCATGGTTAGTCGGATCGTGAATCGTTGACCTCGTCGAGAAGCTCGCGACGCAGCTGCATCCGCTCGCGCTCCGAGCGCTCGTCGTAGTGTTCCTCGAGGACCTCGCGGCTCGCGTTCATCCGATCACTGACGACCTCTTCGGGCGCACCTTCGCGGAGGTGCCAGGTGATCGAGCCCCGACGGACGGCGTGGGGCGACCGCGACGACGGGCATTCGGTCCAACTCTCCCGGTAGTTCGCTGCATCACACGAGTCTGGATCTTTGTCGTGCGGGCACTCCTTGCCGAGAACGCAGGGCCGGGTCCAGTCGTAGAGCGTCCGTCGGATGGGAGCCGCGGTCAGCCGGCCGAACTCACTGGAGATCAGCGGACGCCGACCGTGATTGTCGACGACGTCGTAGCGATGGTATTCGACGTAGTCGTCGATAACCTGCGTGTAGTACTCGCCGACGGCGATCTGCCGTTCCGCTGCTTTCCCGTTCTTCAGCGGCGTTTCCGTCTCCGGTCGATGGCGAATCTGTAGCGCTTGCTCGTCCGAGAACCAGTCGTCCAGGTCGATTGCGCGGAGCGTCCCCAACCGAATTCCCGTATGCCACAGGATCGCCACGATCACGTGGTCGCGACTGGCGTAGGCGAAGTCGTCGAGATAGTCCAGAATTTCGTTCGCCCGATCCTCGGAGAGCTGGATGTCTCGACTGGCCTCCTGTTCGTCGAGTTCGGGAAGCATCACTCGCTCGCGCATCCCAGACTCGACGGCGTCGATGCTGGCACAGAACTCCAGGAACTTCCGGAGTGTCGCCAGAATGCCGCGGAGCGTCACGGCGTTCACGTCCTGTCCCTTCCAGGTTCGGTAGTGGTGGAGGTCGCGGCCGGTCAGGTCGTTCAGATTGTCGACGTCGTTCTTCTCGCACCACTCGACGAAAGAGTCGAGTCGGTAGCGCTGGTTGCTGAGGCTCTTCTCCGAGAGTTCCGACTCCCGGTGCTTCAGGTACAGGTCGACGGCTTTGAACGGCGAAAGCGGCTCCAGGTCGTCACTCATTCCAATCACCGCCGCCACCTAGACTCGCTGGCTCCGGGGCAGAGAGATGGTCTCTCTCGATGCCACCGTCGGCAGTCAGATCCAGACAGCTGGTTCCATCTCGGTTACCAGGGCCGTCAGTTCCGTCCTCGGTGTACTGCGTGTGATCTTCGAGGTATCCTCTGTGTAGGTCCCAGAGCCACTCGCGTTCGGGCTTACAGTAGCTGCCGTCGGTCGACATCTGTGGCATATGAGGGACGCTATTCGGCCACTCCGCTGTCTCGTCGACCAAGGCAGTCGGCACAGCCCGACCCTCGTGCGGGCACGCCGCGAACGTCCTCACGATCGCCAGCGCGTTGTCCGGGTGGACGTACCGGACGGCGACATCACCCTCTGGAGTGACGCGATACGACACGGCGAAATACCGCGCATATCCCCGCGTGTCCGGGTGACGGCCGCCGGACGCCCACTCCGCTGGTAGGCGATTCCACTGCTGCTCGTCGACCGAGAAACCGTCTGCCGTCACGGGCTATACCTCCCAGACTGTCTTGGAGTCTGGTTCGCGATTCCGTCGAACCGTGCCCCGTTAGAGTTAGGGGCTCGAATTTCGTTCGTACACATGGCTCATCGAGGGCCCGGTGCGCGCCGTTCTCCTGGCAGGGAAGGGGCGCGCGCCGCACCACATTTCACGTCGGGGAATCGAACCCCGTTCGTACCACCAGGCACGTGAACTCTCGGCGTGCAGTCGCTCAGACGCCGACTGCTCGTATCGACGTCCGACGTCCATCGTGATTTTCGCGCTGGCCACCGTGGGTGGCCCTACACTCCCCAAGTAGATCTTCGGCGGAGGAGTGACAGAGATGCCACTCTCGGCCGAAGACTTAATTGGGCAGTGCCAGAAGGAAAGGGTGGTCAGGCGGCCTTTCCCTGGCGCACTGGTTTCCTAGTGGCAACGTTTGAACCTAGTGTAATAAAGCTAACCCAACTACTAGCAATTCTGTGTATTAATTCTTACACTGAGACAATCATACAGTATCGTATTCAGACCAACCTTGCCTTTATAGATAACTAATATGGTATATTGGTGTGGAATCCAGGCTTGGAGAGGGTTTATCAAGCCATGGGTAGTGACCGTACACACGCTGTATCGTAGTGTACTCCAAGAATGAGAGCGCGAGTTGTCTGGATCACGATCGGCGACGTCGATATCCTCGAATTTCTAGACGGGCACGAACTCGACGAGTTCGAGGCACAACCCTCCCATATCGCCAAGAATACGACCAAAGCGGCGAGTACCGTCAGAGATCGGATCCGTGTTCTTCGTGTTGCCGGTTTGGTGGAGCGTACGGATGATCGAGGATACTATCGTATCAGTGATCTCGGTCGGCGTTATTTATCGGACGACCTCACCGAAGACGAGCTGGAGGAGTTAGAGGATTTCGACCCCGATTCCGTTTGAAGAGTCCATAGAGAATTCAAGCAAAGCTATTCCAGCTGCGAATTGACGAAGCTACTGCTCAGTACAGGAACTACACTGAGCAGATTTAGTGCTGTCATTTATAATGGAAGGCTGACATTCGAGACCTATGGGAAGGACACCTGTACGGTATGCTTGGCCCCTTCGTTTGGGTGTTATCTTGGGATGTGTTTTGATGGGCTTGGCTCTTCAACTGAGCTATCTCTATCTGATCCTGTTCAATTCACGTGGATCTGGTGAGATGGAACTCGTGTGGGCAGGGTACACGATACTCCTGCTCGCCATCTCATGGGTTGTCGTTTCGCGGGTCGTATTTGACCGTATTCGCCAAGCAGCAGGCGGTCTACTGGTGAGTGGTATCGTCTGTTTCTTCCTCGCCGTCAGTACCGCTGGTGTTGGCTGTCTCGTTAGCACGACTGGTGGACAATTGGGTCCGGTTCCCGACTTCGTATTCTCGACTGGTGAACTGCTGGGAATTCCATCACCGATGATCGGATTCGAGACTTCCGATGGCCACTGTGTCTCTTCCAGCCACCTCATCTTCTGGGTACTCGCATACGGGTTTCTCGTCGCCGGACTCTGGTTCGATCGCGGCGTGGACAAAGCGATCTCCTCTGTGAGCAGGATGGTGGACTGACTATCAATGATTTCCTTGGTTAGTGGGCAGGACGAACTGACAATTCGTCTCACTGTGGATCTAGCACTGGATATCCAAGAGACTAGGTTCCACAAATCGCTTCCAAGGGTGCCTTGAGTCTCGCCACTTGACTCTCGTCAGTATAATTGGTCGAATAGAACTAACAATACGAATAGAACCGATAGACGGGGCGTGTTTTTCGACCACCAATCCACAACTTACTTTCTTCCCCTATACCGAGCGAAACCAACATGCCCACGCAGGCGACTGTCTATCGAATTCTCATCGCGACTCCGGCCGAGGTCGAAGAAGAGACCTATGCGGCCACGAATGCCGTGCTGGACTGGAATTCGGTGAAGGGCCGCGGGAAGAACATCCATCTCGAGCCGGTCCAGTATCCAGCACACGTCGAAACAGATCCGGACGATCTGGCGTCAGAATTCGACCTGGTCATCGGTGCATTCTGGACACAAACTGGAGGGATAGCTGAGAGCGGATCGAGTATTCTCGACGTCGTCCGGCGCCTCGCGTTCAACGAATCGGTTCCCACGATCGTCGGCTTCTCGGAGAAGGAGATACCGCCCGGAAAGCTGGATCCCGAACAATACGGAGCAGTCGAGGACTTCAGGGAAGAGTGCCGGTCGGAGGGTCTGTATTTCACCTACGAATCCATCGAGGAATACCAGAGCCAGTTAGAGCAGGAACTCACCCAGACCATGGCCGGACTCCTGGATGGCCCAAGTTTCACGACGAAGGACGATACCCACGAGTCCAGCGAGTACGATCCGGAGGTCGATCACGAGCGACTTCGCCTCTCGGCCGAGATGCATCGGGAACAGGACGTCCGGAACATCCAGCGCGTCGTCGATCACTTCGAGGAAGTCGGCATCGATCAGCCGTACCGAGTTCTAGATACAGGCTGTGGATACGGAACCGTCACGAGAGATCGGTTCGGAAACGACGACCGGTTCGACGTCGTTGGAATCGACCACACCAAGAGCGTCGTGAAGACAGCCCGGGAGGAGTACGCCGCTCCGAACATCGAGTACCGGTGGATGGACGTGAACAACCTCGGGGACAGCAGCCTCGGTGCGTTCGATCTGGTCTTCTCGAGTTATCTCTTCCACCACCTCGAGAACCAGGAGCCCGTCCTCTCGCTGCTCTGGGAGC
This Halorientalis sp. IM1011 DNA region includes the following protein-coding sequences:
- a CDS encoding bifunctional 2-polyprenyl-6-hydroxyphenol methylase/3-demethylubiquinol 3-O-methyltransferase UbiG codes for the protein MPTQATVYRILIATPAEVEEETYAATNAVLDWNSVKGRGKNIHLEPVQYPAHVETDPDDLASEFDLVIGAFWTQTGGIAESGSSILDVVRRLAFNESVPTIVGFSEKEIPPGKLDPEQYGAVEDFREECRSEGLYFTYESIEEYQSQLEQELTQTMAGLLDGPSFTTKDDTHESSEYDPEVDHERLRLSAEMHREQDVRNIQRVVDHFEEVGIDQPYRVLDTGCGYGTVTRDRFGNDDRFDVVGIDHTKSVVKTAREEYAAPNIEYRWMDVNNLGDSSLGAFDLVFSSYLFHHLENQEPVLSLLWEHVDDDGALLVRSCDDGQHLHYPPDKDMDWVVEITDEIKGSSDRGHGRRLYTHMNRLTPAPEGISLDLKNYHTGGMDTEERRQYWDVFHSNRLHYAERLANRDEATLEDQDLYETMSEKMDQLEEKFVDNSHFLDAKSVPVAVAFK
- a CDS encoding site-specific integrase gives rise to the protein MSDDLEPLSPFKAVDLYLKHRESELSEKSLSNQRYRLDSFVEWCEKNDVDNLNDLTGRDLHHYRTWKGQDVNAVTLRGILATLRKFLEFCASIDAVESGMRERVMLPELDEQEASRDIQLSEDRANEILDYLDDFAYASRDHVIVAILWHTGIRLGTLRAIDLDDWFSDEQALQIRHRPETETPLKNGKAAERQIAVGEYYTQVIDDYVEYHRYDVVDNHGRRPLISSEFGRLTAAPIRRTLYDWTRPCVLGKECPHDKDPDSCDAANYRESWTECPSSRSPHAVRRGSITWHLREGAPEEVVSDRMNASREVLEEHYDERSERERMQLRRELLDEVNDSRSD